In Fragaria vesca subsp. vesca linkage group LG5, FraVesHawaii_1.0, whole genome shotgun sequence, the genomic stretch ACATCTTTACTGGAGATGCTCTTAGTTAGTTATTTGTATCCTCAAGTTGGATCTTTGAGGTTCTATTTAGCCGATTGGAGATGGGATTTAGCACAAAAGTTCTAAAACTTAATTTAGAAGCCATCAATGGGAGAAGGCCCAAGTTTAGAGAGCCCACGTTATAACCCATCTCTCTCATTATATATAACAAAGCGAAACAAAGAACGGGCGCGCGCCAAGATGTTGTTGGGTAGCCGTTGCGCACTAGTCCCAGTCTCTCTGGGGACTTTTTTCAAACACCTTCCGCGCTCAAAACCCACCCCCATCTTCCCTTCCAAAACCCTCACCACCACCGCCACAATCCACTTCGACGCCTTGGATTCCCGCCAGAAACACCAAATCCATCTCTACGTCGACACCCTTCTCGATTGGAACCAGGTCTCTCTCTCTCACTCTCTTACACCAATCCTCCATTTATTTTTGAGCTTAAAATTGATTAATGTTGTTAACTTGTTATCATCTTTGCAGAGAATGAACCTGACCGCAGTTCGAGAAGCCGGTGAGGTAATGGAGAGGCATATTGACGATTCGCTCGCGATCATACCGCCCATAACAGACTCTTATCTCTCTAATTGCGGTGCTTCATTTGGAAATCTCAGTCTCATTGATGTCGGTAGCGGCGCAGGACTGCCCGGCTTGGTCTTGGCCATTGCTTGCCCCGGTAATATATATATTCGCTACAAGTTTCATATGTTTTATATTTGGGGTGGTTTGAATTAAATTACTTGATGCTGGATTGGTGGTGTAGATTGGAAAGTGACCCTGATGGAGTCGATGAGCAAACGATGTGTGTTTTTGGAGCATGCTGTTAATCATGTTGGTTTGTCAAATGTGGAGATTGTAAGAGGAAGAGCAGAGGTAGTGTTTCTGTGGAAGTTTTAATATTTGTGGTCGCACAAACACGTACAGGTAGAAATTGGTTGGCATTAAACTAAGTGTGTCGAATTTTGCTATAGGACAGAACTTGGGTCAGGATGTTTGCTTCAGGGAGAAATATGATGTAGCGGTAGCCAGAGCGGTTGCGGAGATGAGAATTTTAGGTGGGAATGAAAAGCTCTTTGTCATGATTTGTTGAAAAGACTCGTTCTTTACATTGAGTTGTTGATTTTTATTACTTTGGTGGTCAGCGGAATACTGTCTTCCTCTGGTTCGCGTTGGTGGCTTGTTTGTGGCTGCAAAGGGTCATGATCCTCAGGTATGTATTTGGTTCTGCATACATCAACCGATCATGTAGCCTCACTAAAGAGCAAAATATTCCGGATATGAAAGAATGGCATAGTGACAAGTTCCTTTTCTTGGTTTGTCTTTGAGATTCCCTATCACATGAAGATTTTTGTACATTTGCAAGTCTTACCTATTAACCAGTTCTTTCTGAAGTTGTTCTTTCTGAAGTTTGATTATAGAATTCCATGAATGAGGAACCTAGCTATTTATCAGTAGTATATGCAAAATGCCGTTTAAATTGTTTAACAATCTTGCTTGTGCATGTTGTTTGGACCTTTAAATACTCTGGCAACTGTCCATTTTTTCTTGAACTAAGTTTCTAGATATGAACTATTAATCAATCGGTATGTTGTACATTTGAACAGATGGAAGTAAAGAATGCAGAAAAAGCCATTCAAATATTGGGTGCTTCCATACGACAACTATGCCCAGGTATGTCTTATTTCCAATTTGATAGAAAATCAACCACTCAAGTGTATGATGGACATAGCTAAATTAATTCTTTTGATGCAACCCCTGTCTGTACCCAGTGGAATCTCACAGCCCGTATGGACAAAGAACGGCCATTGTATGCCTGAAAACCAGTCCCACCCCAAAGAAGTACCCTCGTGATCCAGGTACCCCGGTAAAAGTACCACTATGAATAGTTCATATATATGGCCATTTTGAATGTAATATTTAGTTCACCTGCCATTCCCTGTCAACCCCTCTTAAATTTTCTATGTAACAACTTCACTTTAGAAATAAAAACACTGTTCTTAACAAAATTTTCTTCTGGTCTACTATTGTCCATTGTAATTGATGTTACTATTGTCCATTGTAATTGATGTGCAGTCTGATGAGCCATGCGCTTGTTCTTCTTTGACTGTTTCTGGTGTTGTTAGTTGAGGAATTTCTGCGAATAAGTATGCATTGTCTAACCAAGAAAACTCGTGAAATCCCCTTTGGCTTATCTAGACCTAAGTAGCTAACAGTTTCACTCACAAGATTTTGGATAGTTGAAATTTTTTTAGTAAAAGACAAGTGATGCAGTCCATGTACAGAGTGATTATACAGAAGAAATGAATTCCTATAGGGTTAGGCATATCTTTTGAAAATGTAAAAACCTAAAAACTCATTATTGAAGTAAAACTTGGGAGAATACTCCAACAGCAGTAAATACTTTTAATTAATATATTCACCATAAATTAGTTTAATGTATTTTTCCGTGAATGATCGATGCTGCTTTGTGTGGAAAACTGGAAATTCATATGATCTGTACTGCGAGAAGAAAATTTGAGTTGTGATGCACCTTTTAAAGAGTAAAACTAAACAGTGGAGGCAACATACAGCTTCAGAGACTGAACAAATATTATGATGATATAGTAAGGTGAAATAGGCGATCAAGAACAAGTAAATAGGAGTGTGGACTAATGTTGACTAATCAGGTCATCTTATGCCTAACTAGTGAGTCAGCGAGTGTTATAACTAATAATATGCAGAAGTGGTCTACGAGTTGCTGGTTTCCTACCAATAAGTTACTGCTAGCTGATTCATTAAGACACCTCATTTAGAGGCAATTTTGCCTACATTTGCCAAATTGTACCCTCTCCTTTGAGTCAATCTATGTTTTTCATTCGCACCTCTCTCTCCCTGTTGGTCTATGGAAGCAAATTGGACATCATCATGGTTCCGAGACGCACTTTAGTGTTATGCTTCAGCTTTGGCCAACACCATCTTCTCCTTTTGATCTGAAACTTTGAGGGATTAAAGTCGCTTTTTTGGAGTACTGACAACAGGAAAAAGTTGAGGACTGGAAGTTTTTGTTAATCTGCACATCAAACTGAGTTAACTTAGGTTTTACCTGCTAAAGCACTGTTGTTCGGAGGCTATCTTGCTCAGTGTGGACACTGAGTAGACAGGTGTACCCATGATTATCCAAGTTAGATCATTCTAAGATTTCTTTAATAGGATAATAATCTCAGAAAGCTTGGTAGTAAAGTAAATCTCATATCATATTATATTTCCTTCTTTTGGGTCAACGACGTTGTTTGCTTGATAGCTAGGAATTGGATTTGAGACAAAGAGCAATGAATTAGGTTAAAATTCTGGTGTGCTGTTTAGGAACTAAAATGACTGTTACCTAACTTCTCCACTTGTGATAATACATTTTACAGGTCAAAGTTGGAACCTTATATGAAGTTATTAAGTGATTACTTCTTTATTAGACTTGGTGATTACTGATTTTTGCACCCTTCATTATATGATTAGAGTTTCTGCTTTGTATTTCTCAGCTTTGAATGGATCCTGCTTAATTTGGCATACCTACCTGCTGCTTTATTGTGAATGGTAGATATATCTATAGATATATCTTGCTTTTATTGCCTGAAAGAAACCGAACTTGGAGCGAAAGCTATATATATACATACACACACACACAGTTCCCTTACAGAGCGGGACACGACTTTGAAATTAAAGTGTGGTGCTCCTCATTTTGCTCTTGAAGGGAACTGTATATATATGTGTGTGTGTGTGTGTGTGTGTGTGTGTGTATTGAGATTTTGGACAGTGGAAGGTAAGATTAGTAAGAGAATGAGTGTGAGTTTCACTAATGACTGACCTTTTTATGCACTCTCTCGGTCTTTTTGGGTTGCGCCCCACAATCCAACCAATCCTTGCCAAAAATGTAAGTAGTGACACTCCATTGGCCACTGTATCACATATTTAAATCCATTCCAGCCAATCCTGCTTGGGCACACACCACACTACTGTTAAGAAAGAGAGAACCATATGTATCATATGTGATATTATTTATTTCTTATTGTCATTTCCCACTTTTAAGAAATTTCTTCCCGTTTTGTGAAGTTCTCTTCCATTCTTTAATATTTGATGTCTTGCCTTTTAGTTTGGATTTCTGTGAGCTTTCTTTGCTTTTATTCATAATTATTTTAATATTTCTATCTTCTCCTTAGGTTTGCTATGTTCTAGCTCATCTGCATATTTGTTTATCAAGTTTATGATCCTTTTGGAGAAAGCACAGTATCATAAAATTTGAAATAAGAACAGATACAGATGGTTTAGAAATTATTGTTCTTATTATATGATAGCCCTACATGATTCTTCCATCATACTTCCATTTCCTCAACAATATCTCACCCTCTAAGATCACACAGTCGCATGAATCATACACTTCATATCTCTTATGCAGGCATTTCTAACCTAACCCAGGTGACTAATAATAGAGAAAAGGGAAACTAACATAACACAATAGAAGAGAAAGCAGAAAAACAAGATCTCCTCTCAATAGGCAAGACTTAGCTGAAGATTAGAACAAGTAGAAGAGAAAGAGTCTTCTACTGACAAGGAACAAAGACCTGCCAAACCTTGATGTCACAGTCCAAACCTCCGCTGTAAATGAGATAACTAGATGTGTCAGATGTGGTGCACTGGTCAACTGTAGCAGTTAAACACTTGACTGGACCTTTATGCCCTTCTAACATAGCCAAGCATGAATAACTTCTAGCAACCCCTCTCCAGATTCTTATGGTTTGGTCTGCAGAACCACTACACACCAAGTCTGACACCACTGCTAAGCATAATATTGATTTGGTATGACCTCTTAGCGCACCCACAACACCCATGTTACCCTCACTATCTATCTTCTCCCAAACAACAATGGACCTGTCACATGCACCAGAGTACAATACACAACCATCACTGCTCAGAGCAAGTGCATTGACCCCAGAATTGTGCTTCTCTAATGTAGCAATTAGAGAATGTTTCTTTTCTCCTAACTCTTTCTTCCACACCTTAATTTTTTATCTGCTGAACCAGTATAAACATGTCCATCCTCCAATGACACTGCCACTGCATTTATAGCATCATCATGTGCATTTCTCACTGACTCCAAGCATTTGAAGTCTGTTGTGCTCCATACTTTGAGCGTTCGATCCCATGAAACAGAATAGAGAAGTGACTCATCCCTTGATAAGGCCAGTGCAGAGACTGTGTCCACATGATGGATCCAAGTGCACTTCTTGTGCCTTCTTATTTGTACCTGGTGCTTCGGCATCAGAAGCTTAGCAGCGCGGTCACCAAGAGTTGGCAACGTGGCTAAGCGCGAGTACCTTAGGTGGTCAGGTTCATTGTTTTCGATTTTCCAGACTCGGATTTTGTGATCTTGATGAGCACTGAAGATCTTGTCACCTGAAATTGCTAGGGACTTCACTGCTCCCTTTCCAGCAGACACCATGCAATGATCAGCACTCAAGTTTTCGTTATTGGACTCGACGTAAGGGTTGCACTTCCACGACCGGATTTCTCTGTCGGAAGAGCCGGTATAGATGAAGTTTCCAGACATGGTGAGAGAGGATATGTAGGAGTTGTGGCCTTGCAAAGTGGTGAGGCAGTGGTGATAGGTGGGCTGATTTTCTTGGTTGTGGGATTGTGAGGTCAGGGAAGGAACTGACTGGAGGCTTGGCACAGAAGTAAGGTAATGATCTGATTGATCACCATGAAGATGACTTGTCTGAGATTGAAAATCATTGTTTGAGTACGGATAGGACTGGTGGTATTCCATGGTTCATGCTAGAGAAGAAGAGTGGGAGAAGAAAGTGAGGTGTTTATTATTATATAGAGAGAAGGAGTGAGGATATATAGCTAAATATTTAGGAGGCCTATTTAAAGCTAAAACATATATGAAAATAGATACTACACTCTTGGCAAAAAGTGATGAAGCAATATTGGGCCAATAAAATTAGGTGGGTGGAGCATAGGAATTGGTTGTTCTGCACTTCAATTGGGATCATGATCTTATCAAATGCTCTGCATTACTTCTCTTTACTGATCTAAAACTCAGGGAGCAAGGGACAGAATCAAATGGTTTTGTATAGAATTTGGATATTTAAAAGAACAGAAATAATATAGTGAAGGGTTTGACTGATAAGTTTTGTCCATATCATGGAGCTAAGCAACCTGACCCAGTGACCCTCCACTAGAAATATATTTAACTCCCAGTTTTGGTGGAGAAATTAAGCTATAGCTATACTCCTCCAACCACAACCTTCCACCACAAGTTTGGCTAAAAACAAAACTTAGGCTCCAAATCTTGCTCAAGGCTGTGAAGGTGAACCAAGCCACCTACTTCACAAGCATGATACAAGTAAGCTTGTATATGTGATTTGAAGGAACATGCTGATTAGTCTTTCTCTAACAAAGGACCTGTAGAAGAGAAATGAGGCGAGGAAGTTTATGAATTCGAAGCTAGGCATAGTAGTCCCATGCATGTGAGTTCAACTTTAGTTTGGTGCATATAATTTTGACATGTATTCTTTCTCTATTGCTATGCACGTAGTGTGTCTCACCCATTTTTGCTACTGGTATGGTTATTTTTCCTGGAATGAGAGATCAGAGGGCCAAAAGGACCCGTGATTCGAACCCCTTGGGACCTATCAATGAGTGATAAGTGTTTGTGCTCTCTTATACCAGTCTCCATCATGATATACATATATCTTGCAGGTACAATTTAATTTTTTTCATATTTTTGGCTAAGAAATTATAGTCTTTTTGGCTCACGTAAAACGCAGTACTTGACAGTGACTTGCTCTATGACCTCTAATGGCAACCCAAAAAGCCTAATGAAAGACTGATCGAAAATGATGTTTAGTGGATGCTAATTGTTCTTGAATGCAAGTTGCTTTGGTGATTGATTGGTCTCTATTACTTATGCACTTTAGGTATATGGCAAAGATGAACAATACTACTTGTTGCTTAACTTCTTTTGATATAGTGATGCCTTCCTATCTTTGATTCTTATCTTATTTTGGTCCAAAGTAGGGCTAAACCTGTGAAAAAGAGGTAGATTCTCTATCTGCAGCTACGAATTAAGTAGTATGAACCCATGAAAAAATTCAGTGAATTTAAACAAATTATGAACACAAGGTTTGAAAATAATGGAGTGGCTGGCATACTTTTGTATCCTAACTGGACCAAGGAATACTGCTTTTGGCTAGTCTTCGCCTTCTGATGGATCCATTTTGTACAATTTCTTTCTATAAGTCTCTACTTCATTCCCCATATTACTTGACCAAAATCGCATACTTTGTGAAATTTCGTTAGATTTTCTTGTTTTATGTGTCATTATATTGTATTTGAGAAATGTAAAAAGAAGCTCTGAATTGGAATCAGTGGAAAGTACAGAACCCAAGTGACTTTTAATTCATAGTAGTCTAGTCCTCAGAAGTATGATTATTCTCTTCATTGTCTTCAATGCATAATGAAACAAGCTGTTGTCTTTTCATTTCTAGATCGCACCCCGATTTGTATGACATATTAACTGGTTTTGAACCTATGAGTCATCCCTTCTGCTCTATAAGGTAGAATGTTTTTTACCTATGCCATATAGTACTGTATAGGTAGAAAAAGAAGAACTCATAAGTATGCCATACTAAACCCTTTCAGTTCCAGGTATAATCCATCATTGTATGTGATGTTAACTATAGCAGTTATACAATACTCAACCTACTTTTGGTGGGATTGAAGGGAAGGACAGCTTTCCTCTCAAGGAAATGAAATCTATTATGGTGATGAAAGCAACAATATCAAAGTGGAATGTTTATTCATATCTCAGTAAAGCCTTACCCACCTCCTTTTGTTCCAGCTTTTAATTGCATGATAATACATGATGCTTCCTGAAAATATGTAATGGGGTCTGTCTTCCCACCACTGAACTTATAACCAGAAACATAGCACTAGTACAAAACCCAACTTAGAGCTACACTTGCCATATTTGTCTGTTGGTCTCAAGCATATCATGGCATTATTGCCTATAGGGTCAGCAACCATCAATGGCTGCTCTGCATCTGACATATGTAAAGACCTATAGACGCCTCATTCTGCCATTTGTTATATTGGAGGGAAATCGAACTCCTAAGAGCAACTTCGATGGAGTAGTCCATTAGATGGTGTCAACTCCAATAGTAACCTTGCCTAATCCTAACCTCATTTCACCCTCACTACTTGGGTTAACCCTTAATCCTAACAAATCGTAAATTTTTTGTTATTATGTAATGGTGGTTCTAGTTGGACACTGTTAAAAAATTGATCTTCATCTCGATGCCCTTTGTCGATCCAAGACAACAGACAGAGGCCGCAATCCGACAAAGTCCGTTTCCATAGGCCCATAATCCTCGTCTCGATTGTTCTGTGTTCTATGTCGGTTTTGTTTTCGATCGTAGTTTTTCAACTTAGTTCAAAGACTTCATGAAATACTGAATACTCTACTAGTTCAGCCGACAAATGGATTATGTTAATGATAAAACTAATGATGAAAAGAAGGAGATGGGCAGGCTTGTTTAACTTTTTTTTTTTTTTTTTTTTTTTTCTGATTGAATTGTGTATCTTATTTTAAAAAACCAAAGACACCCATTTAAAAATAAAATGAATAACACTGTGATCGAGTAAGAACTTAGGTGTGACATGTATCTAGGTTGAAATGATTTAAGTCTCAAGCTGTTTTTGGTGGTTAGAGGAGCATGATCATCTAACAGAAAAACCGTTCTGACATGAACCTCTGACAACAACGAATCAAGCCTAAAAATTTAAACCTCAATCTAGCATCATCCTCCCACACATATTAACCTCCGATATATATATTTTTGATGGTCTGCAGGCCGGCTTAACCTCCGGCGTTGATTAGGTTTTGAAAACCTAAAGAAAAAATTAATCGAGTCAAATCAAAACAAAAGAGAAAAAAATGAAAATAAAAACAAAAAGAAAGACCAAAGCGTCGCGCGCCTCTCTTCAGGTCCCTATCACCGGTCGGCCTTGAATTTTGTCTCGTCCTTCTTCTTATTCCTCTTCTACCTTACTCAACCACCATGATCCTCAGCTTTTGCTCACTCGACCTCTCTCATGGCTTCCGCCACTTCTCCCGCCATTTCTACCGTTACCATCTTCACACTCTTCTTCTTCTTCACCTTGTGCGTCCTCTCCTCCTCATCACCATCCACCATCGGTGTCGGCTACATTTCGAACGTTCTAGAACTTCAGGACCGCGAGAGGGCCCCGCCCTATGTCCAAGTCGCCGCCGCTCGCGGAGTCCTCCACCGCCTTCTTCCTTCCCACTCCTCCAGCTTCGACTTCCAAATCGTCTCGAAGGTCTTTCAGTTTCTTCTATTTGTATTTCATTTCTAACTTTTATTTTCTTCCAAGTTTAATTTATTTATTTATTGTGATTTAGGAAAGGTTTAATCTTTATGTTAGTGAATGTGAATTTCATACGTACATGATGCTTTTGTATGATTTTATAATGTAAATAGCTGCATGTGTATTTTCTTTTATATGCAAAGCCATATATTTGGAAGTTGGTTATGAATCTTATGATGCTTCTAGTTCCCTATTGAGAATTGCACAAACTCAAGACTGTTCCTATTGGACTTGCAGGAGCAATGTGGTGGTGCTTCCTGTTTTATGATTAAGAACCATCCTTCTTTTCGTAGACGAGGAATCGATCCACAGATTCTGTATGTAGTCATCTTCTTTCTCTAACTCCTTGTGAAACTACAGTACTACACTATACTACACTATGTGTGACTGTGGGAAATTGGGGATACATGAAAGTTTCAATTCAATGAAAATTTGTACTTGATCAAATGGTACCATTGAAGTGTTATTAATTTACATTCATGTGACTTTCAAATCAATGCTTGAACTAGGATTTCCGGAGTCACTGGAGTGGAGATTTTGGCTGGTCTGCACTGGTATTTGAAGAATTGGTGCGGCTCACATATATCTTGGGATAAAACTGGCGGTGCGCAACTATTTTCAGTCCCAAAAGCAGGTTTACTCTCTTGTGTAGGAGATGGTGGCATTTTAGTCCAGAGACCTGTTCCTTGGAACTATTACCAGAATGCTGTTACATCTAGCTGTAAGCTGCTACTTTATATTTGTGTTTACTTCTCCACAGTGTCTCTTACATAGAAGCTAGTATTGTAAAACTTTTTTTGAGCTGTGGATTTGATTCTTAGAGTTGTTCTTTTGTGAATTGCTAATGATACTTCGTTTTCTGATTCTAAAGATTCTTTGGCCTGGTGGGACTGGATTAGATGGGAAAAGGAGATTGATATGATGGCCCTCCAGGGTATCAATTTGCCATTAGCATTTACAGGTCAAGAGGCTATATGGCAGAAAGTTTTCCAGGTGCTTTTCATTGCTGCCTATAATTTTCCTTGTTAGTACTGGAGCATTGCTGTACCAACCAATGGTTGTTTGTTTATACTAATAACGTGTTATTTCTCCTCTACCAGAAATTTAACATAAGCAAATCAGATTTGGATGATTTCTTTGGAGGCCCTGCATTCCTTTCATGGTCTCGAATGGGAAATCTGCACGGGTGAGTTTGCTTATCTTGCTTAAAGGATAGTTGTTTTGCAATATTTTCTGACTGATAACAATTGTAGTATCTTGATGATATGTGATAATTTTCTGCAGATGGGGTGGACCTCTCCCACAAAGTTGGCTTGATCAACAGCTGATTCTGCAGAAAAGAATTCTTGACAGAATGTATGAACTTGGAATGACTCCAGGTACTAAACTTCTAATATTTTAGCTGGATTAAGAGGGAAGAAAATGGATCACATGTTTTTGGCCTTGTATAGTTGTAGCACATCAATTTGCTGAATTCAATTCTATGATTTGTAACTACTGCAAAATTTTATTTTGAAACTTGAAAGGGAAAAAAAGGATATCAATTTAAGTAAATTTCTAAGAAAGTGTGGGGTTAATAACCTGATGTATGTATTTCTGCTCCTCAGTTCTTCCAGCATTTTCCGGGAATGTTCCAGCAGCACTCAAAACTATATATCCAGCAGCAAAGATAACACAGTTAGGAAACTGGTAAGTGCTGCTCCATGCGGATCACTTTCCGCCAAATTTCATTGGCAATCTCATGCTTTATTATTTTTAATTTCCATATTCCACACTTGTCTCAGTTGAATTCCTTAATACTAACTGAATATGTAGGTTTCTGTACATCTTGAATATTTCCAATATGGCTTCAGGTTTTCTGTTAAGAGTGACCCTAGATGGACGTGCACTTACCTTCTTGATGCAACTGATCCCTTATTTGTTGAAATTGGGAAAACATTCATTGAGGAACAACTAAAAGGTTGGTCACATGAATCATTTGCCCTCCTGCATTATGTTATTTCATGCAAGACTTGTGAGAAAATTCAGTTCTTATTCTTTTCATTGTTGTATTACTTGTTTGATCAGAATACGGAAGGACAAGTCACATATACAACTGGTATACAGCTTCCTGCATTTCTTCTATTATAGCTTGTTCTTCCATTGTTTTTGCCCTCAACATGTGGTTATTGTGATATTTAATGTTTGTTAAGCTGGTTACTGAACCTGTTGCAGTGATACTTTCGATGAGAATACTCCACCCGTTGATGATCCAGAGTACATCTCTGCATTAGGTAAAACAATATTTAAGGGACTGCAAAGTGGAGATAAGGACGGGGTCTGGCTAATGCAGGTAAAACGAATGATTTGATTTGAGTCTTACCATACTCCTAGCATCTCTTTTATGAAATGTAGCTAGTTATATTGACGGCCGATTTTCAAACAGTAACCATGCCTTCTTATCTGTGTTTGTCTAGAAATTAGCAAACAATATTTGAGCCATTTTCATTTTGATCAAATATTTCATTTATTTACCCACCGTAATTTAGACTTCTTGTTTTCATCTTCTGATTACTTCCTTATGTGTTAGTTACTTGCAGTGTTACTTGCTGGAAAGTCACTAGACTTTACTATGTTTTGGTTTACAGTATACTGACGAGTATAATTCTGCAGGGGTGGTTATTTTCATATGATCCATTCTGGAGGCCTGCACAAATGAAGGTTATACTTACAATTTTTGTTTTTGTTGGGTATCTTGTTCCCTTTCATTTATGTGTTGTCATTAACAAGGAAACATGCTTGTTTCCAGGCACTTTTACATTCTGTTCCTGCAGGGAGGATGGTAGTCCTTGATCTGTTTGCTGAAGTGAAACCAATTTGGACTACTTCAGAGCAGTTCTATGGTGTTCCTTACATCTGGAAAGTCATTGCTCCTTTTCTTGATTGGGAATTAGCATTTGTATAGTGATAGAAACCATATCCATGACTGCTAACATAAAATTTAAACACCAAATGGCACAACATATATATGCTCTTCTCTGTTCATCTTTGGTAGATCCTTATTTACTTAGTTTGGTATTCATTACAGGTGTATGCTGCACAACTTTGCAGGAAACGTTGAGATGTACGGCGTTTTGGATGCAATAGCATCCGGACCAATTGATGCTTGGACAAGTGAAAACTCAACCATGGTAATTGTTAAATTTTCCCATGCACCTATTATTAAAAGTGAAATGTAATCCCCCTTGGCCATGGTTGAGGGTTCCAGTAATAAATCATACTCATACCTTCAATTCTTTCCAACTAGAAAGTAAAGAAGTCGATAAAGAGAACGAAATCTAATTTAAATTGCGTCTTAAATATTCCACTAGTCCTCCTTTTCTCATGTTAGAACTTCATTTGAATATATATTCCTTACTGTTTCTATTACTCTCTGAAGGTTGGGGTTGGAATGTCAATGGAAGGTATAGAACAGAATCCTGTTGTTTATGATCTAATGTCTGAGATGGCTTTTCAGCAGAACAAAGTTGATGTTAAGGTAAGCTTTACTCATTTCCTAATCCTTTGATACC encodes the following:
- the LOC101303429 gene encoding alpha-N-acetylglucosaminidase-like, whose amino-acid sequence is MASATSPAISTVTIFTLFFFFTLCVLSSSSPSTIGVGYISNVLELQDRERAPPYVQVAAARGVLHRLLPSHSSSFDFQIVSKEQCGGASCFMIKNHPSFRRRGIDPQILISGVTGVEILAGLHWYLKNWCGSHISWDKTGGAQLFSVPKAGLLSCVGDGGILVQRPVPWNYYQNAVTSSYSLAWWDWIRWEKEIDMMALQGINLPLAFTGQEAIWQKVFQKFNISKSDLDDFFGGPAFLSWSRMGNLHGWGGPLPQSWLDQQLILQKRILDRMYELGMTPVLPAFSGNVPAALKTIYPAAKITQLGNWFSVKSDPRWTCTYLLDATDPLFVEIGKTFIEEQLKEYGRTSHIYNCDTFDENTPPVDDPEYISALGKTIFKGLQSGDKDGVWLMQGWLFSYDPFWRPAQMKALLHSVPAGRMVVLDLFAEVKPIWTTSEQFYGVPYIWKFGIHYRCMLHNFAGNVEMYGVLDAIASGPIDAWTSENSTMVGVGMSMEGIEQNPVVYDLMSEMAFQQNKVDVKDWINLYSTRRYGRAVPLVQDAWSILRHTTYNCTDGAYDKNRDVIVAFPDVDPSFIARPPQGYYQNEKSLVSRRAELLEEVTDSFERPHLWYSTSEVVHALELFIASGDELSGSNTYRYDLVDLTRQALAKYANELFLKVIEAYHLNDTLEVVGLSQKFLELVEDMDTLLACHDGFLLGPWLESAKKLAQDKEQEIQFEWNARTQITMWFDNTEEEASLLRDYGNKYWSGLLRDYYGPRAAIYFKYLIKSLDEGSDFDLKNWRREWIKLTNDWQSSRNTFPVKSTGNAVTTSRLLFEKYLRSADIESPDEAAIMQ
- the LOC101300625 gene encoding ribosomal RNA small subunit methyltransferase G-like, with the translated sequence MLLGSRCALVPVSLGTFFKHLPRSKPTPIFPSKTLTTTATIHFDALDSRQKHQIHLYVDTLLDWNQRMNLTAVREAGEVMERHIDDSLAIIPPITDSYLSNCGASFGNLSLIDVGSGAGLPGLVLAIACPDWKVTLMESMSKRCVFLEHAVNHVGLSNVEIVRGRAENLGQDVCFREKYDVAVARAVAEMRILAEYCLPLVRVGGLFVAAKGHDPQMEVKNAEKAIQILGASIRQLCPVESHSPYGQRTAIVCLKTSPTPKKYPRDPGTPVKVPL